From Danio rerio strain Tuebingen ecotype United States chromosome 7, GRCz12tu, whole genome shotgun sequence, the proteins below share one genomic window:
- the LOC108179061 gene encoding zinc finger BED domain-containing protein isoform 2 (isoform 2 is encoded by transcript variant 2): MRENFTQRRLPSRIRQSVSQYSKSTLSKMATRKRSIVWSFFQAEDDRRVLCLLCMKTVLYFGHTTNMLRHLRTKHPSDFSSLDKRKPATDAVSKRNDSGCVEVTVLMDEQQVEVESVGEDGEMDGAIKGILRAAAGEGAKWSEGVRILERERELTEALRRVQQEEGRSIQLQKELLQQFREMDAERRVLQNQKCEQEQEHARLRKEREDLQQEKSELQREREEIQKEREEFQKEKEELEKQKQELDTWKNSHAQGQTSGFYSC; the protein is encoded by the exons ATGCGCGAGAATTTCACTCAAAGAAGGTTACCATCCAGAATCAggcaatcagtcagtcagtattCAAAGTCGACTCTTTCGAAAATGGCGACACGAAAGCGAAGTATAGTCTGGTCATTCTTCCAAGCGGAGGATGACAGGAGAGTATTGTGTCTTCTCTGTATGAAGACGGTTTTGTATTTTGGTCACACGACAAACATGCTTCGCCATTTACGAACGAAACACCCCTCTGATTTTTCCTCGCTGGACAAAAGGAAGCCCGCGACAGATGCGGTATCTAAACGCAACGACAGCGGTTGTGTGGAAG TTACGGTGTTGATGGACGAGCAGCAGGTGGAGGTGGAGTCTGTGGGTGAAGATGGAGAAATGGATGGTGCCATCAAAGGGATCCTCCGTGCTGCAGCAGGGGAAG GTGCCAAGTGGTCTGAGGGTGTGCGTATATTGGAAAGAGAGCGCGAGCTGACGGAGGCGTTGAGGCGCGTGCAGCAGGAAGAGGGCCGCAGCATTCAGCTGCAGAAGGAATTACTGCAGCAGTTCCGTGAAATGGATGCTGAGCGCAGAGTGCTTCAAAACCAGAAATGTGAACAAGAGCAGGAGCACGCCAGATTGCGGAAGGAAAGAGAAGACCTTCAGCAAGAGAAGAGCGAACTTCAGCGAGAGCGAGAGGAGATCCAGAAGGAGCGAGAGGAGTTTCAGAAGGAGAAAGAGGAGCTGGAGAAGCAGAAACAGGAACTTGACACCTGGAAAAATTCGCACGCACAGGGACAGACCTCTGGATTTTACAGTTGTTGA
- the LOC108179061 gene encoding zinc finger BED domain-containing protein isoform 1 (isoform 1 is encoded by transcript variant 1) — MRENFTQRRLPSRIRQSVSQYSKSTLSKMATRKRSIVWSFFQAEDDRRVLCLLCMKTVLYFGHTTNMLRHLRTKHPSDFSSLDKRKPATDAVSKRNDSGCVEVTVLMDEQQVEVESVGEDGEMDGAIKGILRAAAGEGTTEAEVVDEEVEGPVDEGDGKDIQEDEAPGNTRKWSSVWVHYRKLGQEPRALCLLCMEKIQHRSSTSNLIRHLQHKHPNEFAQLEDHPQKRPNKRKSDDPTRLTSSPTLSSNPTRSLIVSPKRDMRTPCSTSLDRYSGAKWSEGVRILERERELTEALRRVQQEEGRSIQLQKELLQQFREMDAERRVLQNQKCEQEQEHARLRKEREDLQQEKSELQREREEIQKEREEFQKEKEELEKQKQELDTWKNSHAQGQTSGFYSC; from the exons ATGCGCGAGAATTTCACTCAAAGAAGGTTACCATCCAGAATCAggcaatcagtcagtcagtattCAAAGTCGACTCTTTCGAAAATGGCGACACGAAAGCGAAGTATAGTCTGGTCATTCTTCCAAGCGGAGGATGACAGGAGAGTATTGTGTCTTCTCTGTATGAAGACGGTTTTGTATTTTGGTCACACGACAAACATGCTTCGCCATTTACGAACGAAACACCCCTCTGATTTTTCCTCGCTGGACAAAAGGAAGCCCGCGACAGATGCGGTATCTAAACGCAACGACAGCGGTTGTGTGGAAG TTACGGTGTTGATGGACGAGCAGCAGGTGGAGGTGGAGTCTGTGGGTGAAGATGGAGAAATGGATGGTGCCATCAAAGGGATCCTCCGTGCTGCAGCAGGGGAAGGTACGACTGAGGCAGAGGTGGTTGATGAGGAGGTCGAGGGGCCTGTTGATGAAGGAGATGGGAAAGACATACAGGAGGATGAAGCTCCGGGTAACACTCGTAAGTGGAGCTCTGTGTGGGTGCACTATCGAAAGCTTGGCCAGGAGCCGCGAGCACTGTGCTTGCTCTGCATGGAGAAGATCCAGCACCGGAGCAGCACGAGTAACCTTATCAGACATCTGCAGCACAAGCATCCCAATGAGTTCGCTCAGCTGGAGGATCACCCGCAGAAGCGGCCAAACAAGCGTAAATCTGACGATCCGACACGCCTCACTTCCTCTCCCACACTATCCAGTAACCCAACCAGATCACTTATTGTGTCGCCAAAGCGTGACATGCGAACACCCTGCAGTACCAGCCTAGACCGATACTCAG GTGCCAAGTGGTCTGAGGGTGTGCGTATATTGGAAAGAGAGCGCGAGCTGACGGAGGCGTTGAGGCGCGTGCAGCAGGAAGAGGGCCGCAGCATTCAGCTGCAGAAGGAATTACTGCAGCAGTTCCGTGAAATGGATGCTGAGCGCAGAGTGCTTCAAAACCAGAAATGTGAACAAGAGCAGGAGCACGCCAGATTGCGGAAGGAAAGAGAAGACCTTCAGCAAGAGAAGAGCGAACTTCAGCGAGAGCGAGAGGAGATCCAGAAGGAGCGAGAGGAGTTTCAGAAGGAGAAAGAGGAGCTGGAGAAGCAGAAACAGGAACTTGACACCTGGAAAAATTCGCACGCACAGGGACAGACCTCTGGATTTTACAGTTGTTGA
- the LOC108179061 gene encoding zinc finger BED domain-containing protein isoform X2, giving the protein MIYVTVLMDEQQVEVESVGEDGEMDGAIKGILRAAAGEGAKWSEGVRILERERELTEALRRVQQEEGRSIQLQKELLQQFREMDAERRVLQNQKCEQEQEHARLRKEREDLQQEKSELQREREEIQKEREEFQKEKEELEKQKQELDTWKNSHAQGQTSGFYSC; this is encoded by the exons ATGATCTATG TTACGGTGTTGATGGACGAGCAGCAGGTGGAGGTGGAGTCTGTGGGTGAAGATGGAGAAATGGATGGTGCCATCAAAGGGATCCTCCGTGCTGCAGCAGGGGAAG GTGCCAAGTGGTCTGAGGGTGTGCGTATATTGGAAAGAGAGCGCGAGCTGACGGAGGCGTTGAGGCGCGTGCAGCAGGAAGAGGGCCGCAGCATTCAGCTGCAGAAGGAATTACTGCAGCAGTTCCGTGAAATGGATGCTGAGCGCAGAGTGCTTCAAAACCAGAAATGTGAACAAGAGCAGGAGCACGCCAGATTGCGGAAGGAAAGAGAAGACCTTCAGCAAGAGAAGAGCGAACTTCAGCGAGAGCGAGAGGAGATCCAGAAGGAGCGAGAGGAGTTTCAGAAGGAGAAAGAGGAGCTGGAGAAGCAGAAACAGGAACTTGACACCTGGAAAAATTCGCACGCACAGGGACAGACCTCTGGATTTTACAGTTGTTGA
- the LOC108179061 gene encoding zinc finger BED domain-containing protein isoform X1, with protein sequence MIYVTVLMDEQQVEVESVGEDGEMDGAIKGILRAAAGEGTTEAEVVDEEVEGPVDEGDGKDIQEDEAPGNTRKWSSVWVHYRKLGQEPRALCLLCMEKIQHRSSTSNLIRHLQHKHPNEFAQLEDHPQKRPNKRKSDDPTRLTSSPTLSSNPTRSLIVSPKRDMRTPCSTSLDRYSGAKWSEGVRILERERELTEALRRVQQEEGRSIQLQKELLQQFREMDAERRVLQNQKCEQEQEHARLRKEREDLQQEKSELQREREEIQKEREEFQKEKEELEKQKQELDTWKNSHAQGQTSGFYSC encoded by the exons ATGATCTATG TTACGGTGTTGATGGACGAGCAGCAGGTGGAGGTGGAGTCTGTGGGTGAAGATGGAGAAATGGATGGTGCCATCAAAGGGATCCTCCGTGCTGCAGCAGGGGAAGGTACGACTGAGGCAGAGGTGGTTGATGAGGAGGTCGAGGGGCCTGTTGATGAAGGAGATGGGAAAGACATACAGGAGGATGAAGCTCCGGGTAACACTCGTAAGTGGAGCTCTGTGTGGGTGCACTATCGAAAGCTTGGCCAGGAGCCGCGAGCACTGTGCTTGCTCTGCATGGAGAAGATCCAGCACCGGAGCAGCACGAGTAACCTTATCAGACATCTGCAGCACAAGCATCCCAATGAGTTCGCTCAGCTGGAGGATCACCCGCAGAAGCGGCCAAACAAGCGTAAATCTGACGATCCGACACGCCTCACTTCCTCTCCCACACTATCCAGTAACCCAACCAGATCACTTATTGTGTCGCCAAAGCGTGACATGCGAACACCCTGCAGTACCAGCCTAGACCGATACTCAG GTGCCAAGTGGTCTGAGGGTGTGCGTATATTGGAAAGAGAGCGCGAGCTGACGGAGGCGTTGAGGCGCGTGCAGCAGGAAGAGGGCCGCAGCATTCAGCTGCAGAAGGAATTACTGCAGCAGTTCCGTGAAATGGATGCTGAGCGCAGAGTGCTTCAAAACCAGAAATGTGAACAAGAGCAGGAGCACGCCAGATTGCGGAAGGAAAGAGAAGACCTTCAGCAAGAGAAGAGCGAACTTCAGCGAGAGCGAGAGGAGATCCAGAAGGAGCGAGAGGAGTTTCAGAAGGAGAAAGAGGAGCTGGAGAAGCAGAAACAGGAACTTGACACCTGGAAAAATTCGCACGCACAGGGACAGACCTCTGGATTTTACAGTTGTTGA